The DNA window GGAAGAGGTTATAGGTCAATCAATGACAAAAATAATTCATCCTGATTATGTTAACAAAAGTTTTGAAATACTCCATGAAATCCTCAACTACGGGTTTTCTTACAACAAAGAATACAAAATGGTCAGAAAAGACGGTGAACTTATTGATGTTCTTATAAATTCATCAGGTGTAGACAAAATCAACGGCAATTACAGCAGGACGATTTGTATAATCAATGACATCACCAAAAGTAAAGAATTTGAACATGAGTTGAAGAAAAGTGAGGAAAAGTTCAGGAAAGTTACAGAACAGGCTGCTGACGTTATCATAGCTTACGATTTTGACGGTAACATACTTTATGTAAACAACCTTGCCTGTGAAAAACTTGGATACACAAAAAATGAATTGTTGTCGATGAATATTACAGATATCGACCCTGAAAATAATATCGAAACCTACAGAAAATACTGGTATGGTCTGTCACAGAATAATTCTGTACATATAGAAACATCCCGCAAAAGGAAAGATGGAAGCGTCTATCCTGCAGAATTAAGGATGACCCTTATAGATTTAAACGGAAAACCCGTTATTCTGGGGTTCTCCCGAGATATGACTGTCCAGAAAGAAGCCGAAGAGAACCTGATTAATGCCAAACTCGAAGCAGAGGCGGCAAGTCAGGCAAAAAGCGATATACTGGCAAATGTTAACCATGAGCTCAGAACACCTCTCACTTCCATAATAGGGTTTTCTGATGTCCTGCTTAAAGGCAAAGCAGGTGACTTAAATGAAAGCCAGAAAATGTATTTGTCCAGGGTGCATAACAATGGTAAACACCTGCTTGACCTGATTACCGATATACTCGATTTATCAAAAATAGAATCCGGTAAATCCGGGCTTAATTATGAAAGAATATCCATCATCGAACTTGTTAACGATTTAAAAGAGTATATACAACCTTTTGTTTCTAACAAAGTTCTGATACTGCATAGCCGTGTTGATTCTGGTCTAAACTACATATACGCGGATTACATAAAAATCAAACAGATTTTATCCAATCTTTTGTATAATGCTGTAAAATTTACAGAGGAAGGGTCGATAACACTGGAAGTTAGCCAAAACGAGGATGACGTTCAGTTCTCAGTCATCGATACCGGTATAGGAATACCAAAAGGTAGTCATGAAGCTATATTTGATTCATTCAAACAGCTGGACTCCGGACCAGCCAGAAAATATCAGGGCACAGGACTTGGTCTTGCACTGGTTAACAAACTTGTGAATATGCATGGAGGACAAATATGGGTTGAAAGTGAAATTAAAAAGGGCAGCAGGTTTACTTTTACTATACCTGATAACAGATAATGTATTTTTTCTTGCAATTAATTTGATGTCAGGTACCTCTGTTTCTGGTAACCTGACAATTAACAACGTTTGTTGTCATGTTGGTTTTTTCTGTAAACTAACAGTTTTCAATCCTCTGTTTTTAGGATTTTATATCCTTGAGTTTGCACAAAAAGTTAACCAGTTGCCCAAAAAATGCTAAATTTATTTGTTGTTTTCGATTAGAAAAAAAGTTCCAGAATTATGCAAAGTTTTTTATTATCAAGTATTCTATTTAAAAATAAAAATTAGGTGATAAAATTGGATAAACGAAAACTAATCATTGGAGCAATACTGGTAATAACATTTATCTTTAGTATAAGTGCAACAACAGCAGATGATATAAATTCAATAGGTCAAAAAGCAACAAAAGGATTTGAAGGATTTGAAAATTTACCACATGGTAACCCTGAATATACCAGATCTTTAAGTGTAACTGATATTAACAACGATGGTATAAAGGATATCGTAGTCTATAAACACGGTGTGAACTATTTGTATGAAGGTACTGAGACAGGCAAGTTTGAAGGATATAAAATACACGATAATTCTGATCATACTAATTCATTGTCTGTGTGTGATATAAATAGAGATGGAAACAATGATATCATGGCCGGTAATGATGGAATAAATTACTGGTATGAAGGTGATGGAACCGGAGAGTTCACGAGAAATGTCGCAAGGAAGCCCACTGTTTTAACAGTGGGAGGAATTGCGA is part of the Methanohalobium evestigatum Z-7303 genome and encodes:
- a CDS encoding PAS domain S-box protein, whose amino-acid sequence is MRKTVLDTLETGKSHYNVEASLPFMIGGCINHLTFLLSTSPIKVENESKVLVNFLDISERKKVQEDLRKEKKFFERVAETSPISITHLDKSGNIIYANHTAEKVLGLSKNDINRRTYDDVKWKITDYDGNDFPQDELPFELVKKYHQPVYDVQHAIEWKNGKRIYLSINAAPIFDKYGNFDGMIAAIEDITKQKNTESNLEHALYNSHEREKEINELLNATRTILEVNDFNTAARYIFDSCSRLLGAKAGYVSLLSDTGDENEILFLEDGGMPCSVDIDLPIPVRGLSAEVSRTGDVVYDNDFMNSNRVKYMPECHMNLPNVLISPLTVDGKTLGFMGFAYKEGGFTDNDAQLAKTFGEYAAIALKNSKAFQALEKSEERYRSIFETAASLITSVDENGTIVDCNNQIKNILGYEKEEVIGQSMTKIIHPDYVNKSFEILHEILNYGFSYNKEYKMVRKDGELIDVLINSSGVDKINGNYSRTICIINDITKSKEFEHELKKSEEKFRKVTEQAADVIIAYDFDGNILYVNNLACEKLGYTKNELLSMNITDIDPENNIETYRKYWYGLSQNNSVHIETSRKRKDGSVYPAELRMTLIDLNGKPVILGFSRDMTVQKEAEENLINAKLEAEAASQAKSDILANVNHELRTPLTSIIGFSDVLLKGKAGDLNESQKMYLSRVHNNGKHLLDLITDILDLSKIESGKSGLNYERISIIELVNDLKEYIQPFVSNKVLILHSRVDSGLNYIYADYIKIKQILSNLLYNAVKFTEEGSITLEVSQNEDDVQFSVIDTGIGIPKGSHEAIFDSFKQLDSGPARKYQGTGLGLALVNKLVNMHGGQIWVESEIKKGSRFTFTIPDNR
- a CDS encoding FG-GAP repeat domain-containing protein, which gives rise to MDKRKLIIGAILVITFIFSISATTADDINSIGQKATKGFEGFENLPHGNPEYTRSLSVTDINNDGIKDIVVYKHGVNYLYEGTETGKFEGYKIHDNSDHTNSLSVCDINRDGNNDIMAGNDGINYWYEGDGTGEFTRNVARKPTVLTVGGIATVGICIFVQV